ATGGGCAAAATCAATATCAAACGGGCCGAATTCGCGGAAGACGACTCCCCGCTTGACCCCAATTGCAATTGCTACACCTGCCGCAATTTCTCCAAGGCATATCTGCGCCACTTGTATCAGGCCAAAGAGTTATTGTCGTACAGACTCAACACGTACCACAATCTCTACTTCTATCTCGACCTCATGAAACAGATTCGAGCCGCCATCGAAAACGGCACATTCAACGCCTTGAAAACGCATTACGAAGCAGTATACGCCAAGTAGCCACAATCACACCGAAGTGTGAGAACAAAGTCCCAGCGCACCAGCTTCCGGCGCAATACTCGAAATAGACGAAGCATATGATTCAGCACATTCCAGCAGAGTGAGGTTCGCCTCACTCTGACTGGTCGCTTCAGCCAACGCCCCGAACAGGGTATCCAAATAACCAAATTTCTTGGCAAAGGCTTCAAAGACCCGAAGCTCCCCATCCATATTGACCACACGAATGATGTCCAGCACTCGAATTTCATCCAACGCCCGCGCCGGGGCATAGATTTCACATCCTTTCACATCGGCGAGCACGGTATACCCCGCTTTTTGCAGCAACGTGAACAGATCCGAGACCAATGCTGACGGCGCCATGAGACCATCTGAAATTTCTTCCACTGACGGCAGCGGCTTGCCCGCATGAAACCGTTGGGCCAGCACCACCATCATCAGAACAGCAATTTTCTGCCGCTCATACGGCGTTGCCTCGCCAAAATACCGTTGTTTCACAAACGAATTGATATTCTGCCAACTGTAGCTCACTTCAGCGCCCAGCAAAACGATCAGCCAACTGATGTAGATCCAAATAAGCAATAACGGCAACTGAGCGAAGCTTCCATAAATAGCATTATACTTGGCCGCCCCGATCTGCCAATTAATGTACAGCCATTGCGCCATCTGCCACAACACGCCACCGACAACCCCGCCCATAAGCGCCGCGACAATGTTCACCCGGGTGTATGGAATGAAGGCGTACATGAACATGAAGGCCAATGAAATCAGGATGTATGGCGTGACCTTGAGAAATGCGGTCTCAAGCAGGCCGATGGTTTCCACACTCAAAAAGCCGGTCACCATTTGCTGCTGTTGCAGACTGACGTTGAAGCTGGAAGCCACGATCAAAACCAATGGACAAATCAGGATCACCGGGAAAAAATCCGCTACCTTTCGCCAGGCGGAACGGCCTTTGGTCACATTCCAAATGGTATTGAACGCCTTTTCAGTGGTCCCGATGAGAGAAAAAACTGTGAACAACAGTGTTGCAACACCGACCCATCCCAAAGCCTGAACATTGGTCCGATCAATGTATTCGATGATTTTATCAGCGACTTCTACACGGCCAGTGGTCATTTTGAGAATAAGCGTCCGAATAAAATCGGTATTTTGTAATCCAAACCCCTTGGAAATGGAAAAGGCGACCGCAAGGAAGGGAACGATCGATAAAATGGTCGTAAACGTCAACGCGGCCGCACGAATGACCATCTGATCCTTGATGAATCCGAATCCGATCAAATACGCAAGGCGACTGGCTCCTCGCACAATTCGCAAAGGAAAGGGGGTATCCGGCGTATTCCGCACCCAAATACCTTCAGAAAAAAGCCGTTTCACATTCCGGGGTGTCTGTTTCAATTTCGCTGCACTCATGAGCACTCCACTCGTCTCCATACCTATTTCTCCGGCACACCATCAGTTACTATCGTATACTGTTTCGCGTCGGACACGCAAGGTAGCCTCAATTCATCAAAAAAGATCTCGTAAGAATTGGAACGACTTTTCGGGAATGCTCAAAATGTTGAACACCGTGTCGTGAACAATTCTTCCTGTTGGAATCCGAACAGCGGGGTCTGTTAATTTCCCGATCAATTTAAGTGTCACGCTTGGAACAGCCACGAAATCATTTCGAATAGACAGGTCAATGGTATTGTCAGGCAGACTGAATCCACCTTTGCCATACGACTGCAAAACCGGCGGCGCTTCCACTCTCCACGTCTGAGCCGTAAAAACGCCCCGCTTGACGGAATATTCGGAAGTCGCCCGACGAAAAGAAGTCCTCGCACTGGGTTGCGGTGACCGTTTCGTCCGAATTGTATCCGACGTCCTTTGTGTCGAAACCTGGTCAGGCTGTCCCCCATATCCTGTAAATTTGAAAGACCCATTGGTGATTTGCAATTTAGCCATTCCATCCAGATTGGCAAGAATGCTATCGTCAGTCACCCCTCGACTTTTGAGAGCAAACGAAATGTCGGTTTGTCCCCGTATATAATCCCGATCAGCCACGTCGGTCATGAATGGGCCAGCCTGCATGTTTCGCACATCCAAAAGCAGGTCAGTACTCAAGGCACGCGAAGAAACCGTTCCTTTCCAATCCCCGGTCAACGCCCCACCGTAGGTCTGTCCACGCACATTGGCCACATGGATATTTCCGGCATCCGCCTTGAGACGCCCTGTCAACCGGGTTGTCCGAATAGCCGCCAGTGTAAAAGACTCAAAGGCCACCTTCCCATCAAGCCGAAGTGCTTGAAAAAATGCGAGCGGCAAATCCACCGGTTCTGCCTTGGGCACCACTCCAGTTCGAGAATTCGGTTGGCGAGGTGGAGGAAGATATCTGTCCAGATCGAATGCTCCGGCACTCAAGGAAAAGGTCAACATAGGATGAATGAACCCCGCTCCATCAATTCGTCCCTGTATCGGCATTCCATCGAATTCTGCACGGACATTCGTCAGCGAAAATCCTTTTTCATCAAAAGAAAATGGGGTTTTCAGGTCCACATTCGTCAAAGCCGTACCATCCCGGGTCCGCAAGGCCTTGTTTGCCAATAGATAGACAATTCGCTTGGGATTAACCCCGGACAATTCCACTGTCCCGGTTCCTTTCGGCGTCGTGGTCAGATCGCGAACCTGAACGGAGCCTTTGAGAGAGGTTTCCAAAACCCGTACAAAACCATCAACCACTGAAAGGGTGTCTTCTTCCGAATCAAAAGCGATCGTCCCATTTGCCGTCAGCCGTTTGGCATCCCGAGGCAAAACCGAGGACAACACATGCCCATTGACGGCCATGCCCGAACTCATCACACGCCCATCCTCAATGCCGACGCTCAAAGGTCCCTGCGCGAGCACGGCAAGGGATTCGATATCTGTTCCACCCCGAAGCCTGACAGAAGCATCGACAGCACTGTTCCACTGTGTTTCCGATGTCCCGGCCGCAGGAGTAATAGTCATCCGTGTGCTGACACTGGAGTACTCCAGACGCTGGTTTTGCTTTGACGCATCCGTATATTGGAAACTCCCTTTGTCTAAAGCACCATCAATCTGCCCTCGCACAGCTCGTAGGATCAAAATTGATCGCTGCCTTGGTGGACACGGAAGAGGTGGAACCGACACCGTTACCGAGCACTTCCCCAAACCTCCAAGGGCAAAAAGCGGCCCCTGAAGCTCGGCGAATCCATCTTCGGACGATTGGACGTGCATCATACTTTCAAGAGCCAAGGTCGGCACACCGGTTTGGGAGGATTTTCCCACAACGACATCCAGTGTTCCGTTCAAAGTTGTTCCATCAGGACGAGCTGCCTGGGCACCAAAAGCAAGCGTCCCCTTCTGTGCAGAAACTTTCAGCCGCACATCCGCAAGCGTGGTGTCCAAAATGGTCAAAGCCTCAGCACGCACCACCCCTTTTGCACGCAGTTGTCGGAAAAAATCCAAATGGAAGTCTCCCCAGACAAACGGGGTTCCTGTCACGAAAAGCGGCAGATATCGATCAAGATCAAGTGCGTTTGTCCGCATCGAAAAATCAAAGACAGGGTCTGCGTACCCTTCAATATTCAATGCTCCACGAATAATCAGATCGTCGAGAGTCAAAGCCAGGTTGTCAAAATGAATTCCAGTCTCAGAAATCCGGATAAAAGACGTCAAAGCACTGCTTTCCAGCCCTTGCACATCTTTCACCGGCAATGATGGAGCGTGCCGGGCAATCACTTCAGCCGGAGTAAAAGGATGGACTATCACATGCCCTTCAGCGGAGAGGCCCTGACTCAAATTGCCACTTTGAATATTCCCTTCCGCCCGAAGGCCCAGAAACAGGACTTGTAAATCACGAACGCCCACCGACCGATTGTCCCAATCCACGTCAAGAAATCCTGTCATCTGTCCCGGAGCCGCTCCTTCCGGCATAAAATCGCCAGTCAGAGTCGCATAGATCGACGCATCCCGAAGCAGGACAGTAGCCCCATCAGAGGGCACA
Above is a genomic segment from Pseudodesulfovibrio sp. JC047 containing:
- a CDS encoding AsmA family protein, with the translated sequence MRAAIRRLFLLLLELCVILVLGLTIAVFWASYYIDTANFRTAFVEKIETLLDRKVELTGELDIVAWPDLALEVKGLRIEESPDFGSGIAADFETVRILVSVLPLLSKQLKIESVVLDGMTGTVLSDEQGRLNWQSLFTTEMIQGDDSSSVFDGWRFSVETIEIFDADILYRDSASHNEYRLSGLNLNTGIFKPDEDVSFTVSSTFSLEEYGLLSELTLKGRLRVPSDGATVLLRDASIYATLTGDFMPEGAAPGQMTGFLDVDWDNRSVGVRDLQVLFLGLRAEGNIQSGNLSQGLSAEGHVIVHPFTPAEVIARHAPSLPVKDVQGLESSALTSFIRISETGIHFDNLALTLDDLIIRGALNIEGYADPVFDFSMRTNALDLDRYLPLFVTGTPFVWGDFHLDFFRQLRAKGVVRAEALTILDTTLADVRLKVSAQKGTLAFGAQAARPDGTTLNGTLDVVVGKSSQTGVPTLALESMMHVQSSEDGFAELQGPLFALGGLGKCSVTVSVPPLPCPPRQRSILILRAVRGQIDGALDKGSFQYTDASKQNQRLEYSSVSTRMTITPAAGTSETQWNSAVDASVRLRGGTDIESLAVLAQGPLSVGIEDGRVMSSGMAVNGHVLSSVLPRDAKRLTANGTIAFDSEEDTLSVVDGFVRVLETSLKGSVQVRDLTTTPKGTGTVELSGVNPKRIVYLLANKALRTRDGTALTNVDLKTPFSFDEKGFSLTNVRAEFDGMPIQGRIDGAGFIHPMLTFSLSAGAFDLDRYLPPPRQPNSRTGVVPKAEPVDLPLAFFQALRLDGKVAFESFTLAAIRTTRLTGRLKADAGNIHVANVRGQTYGGALTGDWKGTVSSRALSTDLLLDVRNMQAGPFMTDVADRDYIRGQTDISFALKSRGVTDDSILANLDGMAKLQITNGSFKFTGYGGQPDQVSTQRTSDTIRTKRSPQPSARTSFRRATSEYSVKRGVFTAQTWRVEAPPVLQSYGKGGFSLPDNTIDLSIRNDFVAVPSVTLKLIGKLTDPAVRIPTGRIVHDTVFNILSIPEKSFQFLRDLF
- a CDS encoding YhjD/YihY/BrkB family envelope integrity protein, coding for MSAAKLKQTPRNVKRLFSEGIWVRNTPDTPFPLRIVRGASRLAYLIGFGFIKDQMVIRAAALTFTTILSIVPFLAVAFSISKGFGLQNTDFIRTLILKMTTGRVEVADKIIEYIDRTNVQALGWVGVATLLFTVFSLIGTTEKAFNTIWNVTKGRSAWRKVADFFPVILICPLVLIVASSFNVSLQQQQMVTGFLSVETIGLLETAFLKVTPYILISLAFMFMYAFIPYTRVNIVAALMGGVVGGVLWQMAQWLYINWQIGAAKYNAIYGSFAQLPLLLIWIYISWLIVLLGAEVSYSWQNINSFVKQRYFGEATPYERQKIAVLMMVVLAQRFHAGKPLPSVEEISDGLMAPSALVSDLFTLLQKAGYTVLADVKGCEIYAPARALDEIRVLDIIRVVNMDGELRVFEAFAKKFGYLDTLFGALAEATSQSEANLTLLECAESYASSISSIAPEAGALGLCSHTSV